One genomic region from Rattus norvegicus strain BN/NHsdMcwi chromosome 10, GRCr8, whole genome shotgun sequence encodes:
- the Or2ak6c gene encoding olfactory receptor Olr1437, with protein METGNHSCGTDFTLFGLFQYGHMDTFLFTVIALLFAVALIGNITLVHLIRLDRTLHTPMYFLLSQVSIIDMMYISTTVPKMAINFLSNTKTISFLGCLIQVFTFLTLAGCEALLLGFMSYDRYIAICQPLRYSVLMSRKICCSMVAGAWSSSSINALVHTVYVFQLPFCGSRIVNHFFCDIPSLLSLVCEDTSQYEHLIVMSVLVLVLIPFLAILASYARVLVVVFQIGSGKGQSRAVSTCSSHLTVASLFYVTTFSTYTQPHSLHSPGRDKVVAVLYSIITPVLNPFIYSLRNKDVMGALRRQMG; from the coding sequence ATGGagacaggaaaccacagctgtggGACAGACTTCACCTTGTTTGGTCTTTTCCAGTATGGACACATGGACACCTTCCTCTTCACAGTCATTGCCCTCCTGTTTGCAGTGGCTCTCATAGGAAACATCACACTGGTCCACCTCATCAGACTGGACCGAACactccacacccccatgtactttcTCCTCAGCCAGGTCTCCATCATCGACATGATGTACATTTCCACCACTGTGCCCAAGATGGCAATTAACTTCCTGTCAAACACCAAGACCATTTCCTTTCTAGGATGTCTGATCCAAGTCTTTACGTTTTTGACTCTTGCTGGCTGTGAAGCCCTCCTGCTGGGTTTCATGTCCTATGACAGGTATATAGCCATCTGCCAGCCCTTGCGCTATTCTGTGCTCATGAGCAGGAAGATCTGCTGCTCCATGGTCGCTGGTGCCTGGAGTAGCAGCTCCATCAATGCTTTAGTGCACacagtgtatgtatttcagcttccATTCTGTGGATCTAGGATTGTTAACCACTTTTTCTGTGATATTCCATCTCTTCTGTCACTGGTGTGTGAAGACACATCCCAATATGAGCATTTGATTGTCATGAGTGTCCTTGTCCTTGTGCTGATACCCTTCCTGGCCATCCTAGCTTCCTATGCTCGGGTGCTGGTTGTTGTATTCCAGATTGGTTCAGGGAAGGGACAGAGTAGAGCAGTGTCCACCTGCTCCTCTCACCTGACTGTGGCCAGCCTGTTCTATGTCACTACTTTCTCCACCTACACCCAGCCACACTCCTTGCATTCTCCTGGGAGGGACAAAGTGGTGGCTGTGCTCTACTCTATCATCACCCCTGTTCTGAACCCgttcatctacagcctgagaaACAAGGATGTCATGGGAGCCCTGAGGAGACAAATGGGATGA